From the Salinimicrobium tongyeongense genome, one window contains:
- a CDS encoding helix-turn-helix domain-containing protein has product MQKWVRFYKAHGAKGLRPIRNKYSEKFKARVVLEMKEKSLSYQETCVLFKIPTEETFKRWLKIYEEKGPEGLSIEKRGKPKSMPRKPKKPMTREEQLLDELADLKAENAYLKKLHALVQSEKEKEEKRKSSRN; this is encoded by the coding sequence GTGCAAAAATGGGTTAGGTTTTATAAGGCTCACGGTGCTAAAGGATTACGACCTATTAGAAATAAATATTCAGAAAAATTTAAGGCGAGAGTAGTTCTGGAGATGAAAGAGAAATCTCTATCTTACCAAGAAACTTGTGTGCTCTTCAAGATTCCAACCGAGGAAACCTTTAAGCGATGGTTGAAGATTTATGAAGAGAAAGGGCCAGAAGGTTTATCAATAGAAAAACGAGGAAAACCTAAATCTATGCCTAGAAAGCCTAAAAAACCTATGACCCGAGAGGAGCAACTTTTGGATGAGTTAGCTGATCTTAAAGCAGAAAATGCTTATCTAAAAAAGCTTCATGCCTTAGTTCAATCAGAAAAAGAGAAAGAAGAAAAACGCAAATCATCCAGGAATTAA
- the purB gene encoding adenylosuccinate lyase — protein sequence MTSLQAISPIDGRYSSKTQQLANYFSEQALIKYRVRVEIEYFIALAEHGLAQLQEVDESVFPDLRKIYSEFSTEDAREIKKIEATTNHDVKAVEYFIKGKFDQLKLSAYKEFIHFGLTSQDINNTAVPLSIKEALEEVYNPALSSLLEKLEQLATDWKDVPMLARTHGQPASPTRLGKEIKVFVVRLKEQIKFLQNIPNAAKFGGATGNFNAHKVAFPHINWKSFGKDFVEGSLGLHYSFPTTQIEHYDHMASLFDALKRINTIILDLDKDIWSYVSMDYFKQKIKKGEVGSSAMPHKVNPIDFENSEGNLGIANALFEHLSAKLPVSRLQRDLTDSTVLRNIGVPFGHTFIGFASTLKGLNKLLLNEAKLDEDLERNWAVVAEAIQTILRREGYPNPYEALKGLTRTNEKIDKNSISEFIGQLDVSEAIKQELRQISPQNYTGI from the coding sequence ATGACTTCTCTTCAGGCAATATCTCCCATAGACGGCAGGTATTCATCCAAAACTCAGCAACTGGCAAACTATTTTAGCGAACAGGCCTTAATAAAGTACAGGGTACGGGTAGAAATTGAATATTTTATTGCCCTGGCCGAACACGGGCTGGCGCAATTGCAGGAAGTAGACGAATCGGTGTTTCCCGATTTGCGCAAAATTTATTCTGAATTTTCTACGGAAGATGCCCGGGAAATCAAAAAGATTGAAGCCACCACCAACCACGATGTCAAGGCGGTTGAATATTTTATTAAGGGTAAATTCGACCAGCTGAAGCTTTCAGCTTATAAAGAGTTCATTCACTTTGGCCTAACTTCCCAGGACATTAACAACACGGCTGTACCCCTTAGCATTAAGGAAGCGCTCGAAGAAGTTTACAATCCGGCACTTTCCAGCCTGCTCGAAAAGCTCGAACAACTGGCTACCGACTGGAAGGATGTGCCTATGCTGGCAAGAACCCACGGCCAGCCGGCCTCTCCTACCCGCCTGGGAAAAGAGATCAAGGTTTTTGTGGTAAGGCTTAAAGAACAGATCAAGTTTTTGCAGAATATTCCCAACGCGGCCAAATTTGGTGGGGCTACAGGAAACTTCAATGCGCATAAAGTGGCTTTTCCGCACATTAACTGGAAGAGCTTCGGAAAAGATTTTGTTGAAGGCTCGCTTGGCCTCCACTACTCTTTCCCCACTACCCAAATTGAACATTACGACCACATGGCTTCGCTTTTTGATGCCTTAAAACGTATCAACACCATTATTTTGGACCTCGACAAAGATATCTGGTCTTACGTCTCCATGGATTATTTCAAGCAAAAGATCAAAAAAGGGGAAGTTGGATCTTCGGCTATGCCGCATAAAGTGAACCCTATAGACTTTGAAAACAGCGAAGGAAATTTAGGCATTGCAAATGCCCTTTTTGAGCACCTATCGGCAAAATTGCCGGTAAGCCGCCTGCAGCGCGACCTTACTGACAGTACCGTTTTGCGCAATATCGGGGTCCCGTTTGGGCATACGTTCATCGGGTTTGCGTCTACCTTAAAAGGCCTCAACAAACTGCTGCTGAACGAAGCCAAATTAGATGAAGACCTTGAAAGGAACTGGGCTGTGGTTGCCGAAGCCATCCAGACCATTTTGAGAAGGGAAGGCTACCCCAACCCTTATGAAGCCCTTAAAGGCCTCACCCGCACCAATGAAAAAATCGATAAAAACAGTATTTCTGAATTCATAGGGCAACTTGATGTTTCTGAAGCTATCAAGCAGGAGCTGCGACAAATAAGTCCGCAGAACTACACTGGAATTTAA
- a CDS encoding SIR2 family NAD-dependent protein deacylase gives MKKVVVLTGAGISAESGISTFRDANGLWEGHDVMEVASPIGWERNQELVLDFYNKRRRQLHTVDPNAAHKALKELEKKYEVHIITQNVDDLHERAGSKNVIHLHGELKKVRSTFDEDLVLDWEGDLVAGDFCEHNRQLRPHVVWFGEAVPMMEPAMEITMEADILIIIGTSMQVYPAAGLLHYAPSEIPVYFIDPKPSVSETKHLKIFSEKASTGVPKLVKQLLQDQDKT, from the coding sequence ATGAAAAAAGTAGTAGTACTCACCGGTGCCGGAATTAGTGCAGAAAGCGGAATTAGCACATTTAGAGACGCCAATGGCCTGTGGGAAGGCCATGACGTCATGGAAGTTGCCTCGCCCATTGGCTGGGAACGTAACCAGGAACTTGTGCTCGATTTTTACAATAAACGGCGGCGGCAGCTCCATACCGTAGACCCCAATGCTGCTCATAAAGCACTTAAAGAACTCGAGAAAAAGTACGAGGTGCACATCATCACCCAGAATGTAGACGATTTGCATGAGCGGGCCGGCAGTAAAAACGTGATCCATCTTCACGGCGAGCTCAAGAAAGTCCGCAGTACTTTTGATGAAGACCTGGTGCTCGATTGGGAAGGCGATCTGGTTGCGGGCGATTTTTGTGAACACAACCGGCAGCTGCGGCCACACGTGGTTTGGTTTGGAGAAGCAGTTCCCATGATGGAACCCGCTATGGAGATCACTATGGAAGCCGATATCCTCATCATTATAGGAACTTCCATGCAGGTGTATCCTGCCGCAGGGCTGCTGCATTACGCGCCCAGCGAAATCCCGGTGTATTTCATAGACCCCAAACCTTCGGTAAGCGAGACCAAACACCTAAAGATCTTTTCAGAAAAGGCCTCTACCGGCGTTCCAAAACTGGTAAAGCAGCTGCTGCAGGATCAAGATAAAACTTAA
- a CDS encoding TrmH family RNA methyltransferase, producing the protein MEEHLKLLSYLESFLTPRRKELFKQVIEKRTNHFTVATQDVYQLHNTSAVIRSCDVFGVQNVHVVEEVNLKKIDREIAMGAQKWVDINRYTSTESCVKHLRKNGYRIIATSPHEGTLLQDFDISQPAALFFGTETKGLSQEVLEEADEFLQIPMVGFTESLNISVSAAIILQSLSSRLRNSDINWQLLPEEQVKKQIDWAKKNLKNSAEILARYEATQ; encoded by the coding sequence ATGGAAGAGCACCTCAAATTGCTGTCATATCTCGAAAGTTTTCTCACTCCCCGTAGAAAAGAGCTTTTTAAGCAGGTTATTGAAAAACGCACCAACCATTTTACCGTGGCCACGCAAGACGTGTATCAACTTCACAACACCAGTGCCGTGATTCGCAGCTGCGATGTGTTTGGGGTGCAAAATGTGCATGTGGTAGAGGAGGTGAACCTCAAAAAGATTGACCGGGAGATTGCCATGGGCGCGCAAAAGTGGGTGGATATAAACCGCTATACTTCTACGGAAAGTTGCGTTAAACACCTGCGGAAGAACGGGTACAGGATTATTGCAACATCCCCGCATGAAGGTACACTGCTTCAGGATTTTGACATTTCACAGCCCGCTGCACTTTTCTTTGGTACCGAAACCAAAGGCCTTTCGCAGGAAGTGCTCGAAGAAGCCGATGAATTTTTACAAATACCTATGGTGGGCTTTACCGAGAGCCTGAATATATCGGTTTCCGCAGCCATAATTTTACAGAGTTTAAGCAGTAGGTTGCGCAACAGTGATATCAACTGGCAACTTTTGCCCGAAGAACAGGTGAAGAAACAGATCGACTGGGCAAAGAAGAATTTGAAAAATTCTGCCGAAATTCTCGCGCGTTATGAGGCAACACAATAA
- a CDS encoding SRPBCC family protein codes for MTLFFYVIIGIITFVAFLHAWAKKEYNVSRTVVINRPKAEVYAFIRQLKKQPLWIPWYLDDPKVVIKFKGEDGKVGATSYWKARNNVEGIQKVVKIKEGKVFETQLFFIRPYKSLSLLYVAVKELEPERTKMVWGVKGVHKFPASVIMLFYGMDRALGKHFEAGLYNLKTYLEKNK; via the coding sequence ATGACTCTTTTCTTTTATGTCATCATTGGCATTATCACCTTTGTGGCATTTTTACATGCGTGGGCAAAGAAAGAATACAACGTAAGCCGCACGGTGGTGATCAACCGGCCAAAAGCTGAAGTTTACGCTTTTATTCGCCAGCTAAAGAAACAGCCGCTATGGATTCCCTGGTACCTTGATGACCCAAAAGTGGTGATCAAATTTAAAGGTGAAGACGGGAAAGTGGGGGCAACTTCTTACTGGAAAGCCCGCAATAATGTTGAAGGCATCCAAAAAGTGGTCAAAATAAAGGAAGGTAAGGTCTTCGAAACTCAATTGTTCTTTATTAGGCCCTATAAATCTTTGTCGCTTCTTTATGTCGCCGTAAAAGAACTGGAACCCGAACGCACCAAAATGGTGTGGGGCGTAAAGGGAGTACATAAATTTCCGGCATCGGTCATTATGCTTTTCTACGGAATGGACCGGGCTTTGGGAAAGCATTTTGAAGCAGGTTTGTACAACCTGAAGACTTACCTGGAGAAAAATAAATAA
- a CDS encoding carboxypeptidase-like regulatory domain-containing protein, with translation MKKFFAPLFLLFSFMASGQEATVVTGKVLNAANDVPIENAHIVNLNQVIGAVSAEDGHFKIQAEVNDTLYFSYLGFKSIRVRVTNDWLKYGDVKVKMTELGIALEEVVVSPVQLTGYLEIDAKNIPIYENYRYSISGLNQGYEGGEHSPNALSRALGAVFNPADALYNIFGRQPRQMKKLREMKEDDEIRNLLQSKFDRQTLMAVLGINRMDIDEVLRRCNYSTDFINSANDLQILDAMSGCYEEYKVLNR, from the coding sequence ATGAAAAAGTTTTTCGCCCCACTCTTCCTGCTCTTTAGTTTCATGGCATCTGGCCAGGAAGCTACTGTGGTAACAGGAAAGGTACTTAATGCCGCCAACGATGTGCCAATTGAGAATGCACATATTGTAAACCTCAACCAGGTAATTGGTGCTGTTTCGGCTGAAGATGGTCATTTTAAGATCCAGGCCGAAGTCAACGACACCCTGTATTTCTCTTACCTCGGATTTAAATCTATTCGGGTGAGGGTTACCAACGACTGGCTGAAGTATGGTGACGTAAAAGTAAAAATGACCGAACTGGGGATCGCACTTGAAGAAGTGGTGGTAAGCCCGGTTCAGTTAACGGGCTACCTGGAGATTGATGCCAAGAACATTCCAATTTACGAGAATTACCGGTACAGCATTTCGGGGCTCAACCAGGGTTACGAAGGCGGGGAACACAGCCCCAATGCCCTGTCAAGGGCTTTGGGCGCCGTATTTAATCCGGCCGATGCGCTTTATAACATCTTTGGACGCCAGCCCAGGCAAATGAAAAAGCTAAGGGAAATGAAAGAAGATGACGAGATCAGGAATCTTTTGCAAAGCAAATTTGACCGGCAAACGCTTATGGCCGTTCTGGGAATCAACCGGATGGACATAGATGAAGTGCTGCGCCGCTGCAATTATTCGACCGATTTTATTAATTCGGCCAACGACCTGCAGATACTTGATGCGATGAGCGGGTGTTATGAAGAATACAAGGTGTTAAACCGATAA
- a CDS encoding DEAD/DEAH box helicase, giving the protein MNNFELLGLNDALLQAIKDMGFESPSEVQEKAIPILLQEDTDMVALAQTGTGKTAAFGFPLIQKINVDSRKTQGLILSPTRELCLQITNELKNYSKYFKGLNTVAIYGGASITDQAAQIKKGAQIIVATPGRMQDMVNRKLVDISAIQYCVLDEADEMLNMGFYEDITEILSHTPSEKSTWLFSATMPKEVATIAKKFMRTPIEITVGTKNMGTSNVSHEYYIVNARDRYAALKRLADANPDIFSVIFCRTKRDTQKVAEQLIEDGYNAAALHGDLSQNQRDLVMKSFRARQIQMLVATDVAARGIDVDDITHVINYQLPDEIETYTHRSGRTGRAGKSGVSMVIVSKSEVRKIKGIERIIGQSFERKEIPDGREICEVQLFHLANEISKTEINHEIDKYLPSIAELFEGLSKEELLKKFFSVEFTRFFNYYNNAQDLNAKASNDNYEDEGDSTRFFINVGAKDDFDWMSLKDFLKATLDLGRDDINRVEVKDSFSFFNVASSKAEEVLRIFQDFKHQGRHINVEVTKKSAGKERSGRKGGFKGKDKGGRGFEKSSKGADKGRRRSSDAPSGGRRRSADAAGGSRKGKKSGSRSSSIENSIKRRRSKK; this is encoded by the coding sequence ATGAATAATTTTGAATTATTAGGATTGAATGACGCCCTGTTACAGGCAATTAAAGACATGGGTTTTGAAAGCCCGAGCGAAGTACAGGAAAAAGCAATCCCAATTTTACTGCAGGAAGACACAGACATGGTGGCCCTTGCACAAACCGGAACCGGAAAAACCGCAGCATTTGGTTTTCCGCTTATCCAAAAAATCAATGTAGACAGCAGAAAGACACAGGGCCTTATTCTGTCACCAACCCGTGAGTTGTGTTTACAGATCACCAACGAATTAAAGAATTACAGCAAATACTTTAAAGGCCTTAATACCGTAGCCATCTATGGCGGTGCCAGCATTACCGACCAGGCTGCGCAAATTAAAAAAGGAGCCCAGATCATTGTTGCCACTCCCGGCCGTATGCAGGATATGGTAAACAGAAAGCTGGTAGACATTTCGGCAATTCAATATTGTGTACTAGACGAGGCCGATGAAATGCTGAACATGGGCTTTTATGAAGATATTACCGAGATCCTCTCGCATACGCCTTCAGAAAAGAGCACCTGGTTATTTTCGGCTACCATGCCAAAAGAGGTTGCCACTATTGCCAAAAAATTTATGCGTACTCCTATAGAAATCACTGTAGGAACCAAGAACATGGGAACATCAAATGTTTCTCATGAATACTATATTGTTAATGCCCGTGACCGTTATGCGGCCCTTAAAAGGCTTGCAGACGCAAACCCCGATATTTTCTCGGTTATTTTCTGCCGCACCAAACGCGATACCCAAAAAGTGGCCGAGCAGTTAATTGAAGACGGCTACAACGCTGCAGCCCTTCACGGCGACCTGAGCCAGAACCAGCGTGACCTGGTGATGAAGAGCTTTAGGGCGAGGCAAATCCAGATGCTGGTAGCTACCGATGTGGCTGCACGCGGAATTGACGTTGACGATATTACCCATGTGATCAACTACCAGTTGCCCGATGAGATCGAAACCTATACCCACAGGAGTGGCCGTACCGGTAGAGCCGGAAAAAGCGGGGTTTCTATGGTTATTGTTTCCAAAAGTGAAGTAAGAAAGATCAAAGGTATTGAGCGTATCATTGGCCAGTCGTTTGAGCGAAAAGAAATTCCTGACGGAAGGGAGATCTGCGAAGTACAGCTGTTCCACCTTGCCAACGAGATTAGCAAGACCGAGATCAACCACGAGATCGATAAATATTTACCCAGCATAGCCGAACTTTTTGAAGGCCTTTCAAAAGAAGAATTGCTGAAAAAATTCTTTTCGGTAGAATTTACCAGGTTCTTCAACTACTACAACAACGCTCAGGACCTTAACGCCAAGGCCTCTAACGACAATTATGAAGACGAAGGTGACAGCACCAGGTTCTTTATTAATGTAGGGGCTAAAGACGATTTTGACTGGATGAGCCTGAAAGACTTCTTAAAGGCAACCCTAGATCTTGGAAGGGATGATATTAACCGCGTGGAGGTAAAAGACAGCTTCTCGTTCTTTAATGTAGCCAGCTCAAAGGCCGAAGAGGTACTTCGCATTTTCCAGGATTTTAAGCACCAGGGCAGACACATAAATGTGGAGGTTACCAAGAAAAGTGCCGGAAAAGAACGCAGCGGCCGCAAAGGCGGGTTCAAAGGAAAAGACAAAGGAGGCCGCGGTTTTGAAAAATCATCAAAAGGAGCCGACAAAGGCAGAAGAAGATCATCTGACGCCCCTTCGGGAGGCCGAAGAAGGTCTGCCGATGCAGCCGGTGGCAGCCGCAAAGGCAAAAAGAGCGGCAGCCGTAGCAGCAGCATTGAAAATTCAATTAAAAGAAGAAGATCAAAAAAGTAA
- a CDS encoding non-canonical purine NTP diphosphatase has protein sequence MKLVFATQNKNKVREIQALMPKGIELLSLEDIGCSEDIPETSPTIEGNAVQKADYVKEKYGFDCFADDTGLEVAALNGAPGVYSARYAGEEKSSEANIEKLLQELKGKEDRSARFKTVIALHFEGKLHSFTGICSGNIIFERKGSEGFGYDPVFQPEGKELTFAEMHLQEKSKISHRARATRQLIEFLASREP, from the coding sequence ATGAAACTGGTTTTTGCCACCCAAAACAAAAATAAAGTAAGAGAAATTCAGGCCCTCATGCCCAAAGGTATCGAGCTGCTTTCACTCGAAGATATTGGCTGTAGTGAAGATATCCCTGAAACTTCGCCTACTATTGAAGGAAACGCGGTTCAAAAAGCCGATTATGTAAAGGAAAAATACGGCTTCGATTGCTTTGCCGATGACACAGGGCTTGAAGTTGCGGCTCTAAACGGGGCACCGGGAGTATATTCGGCCAGGTATGCAGGCGAAGAGAAAAGCAGCGAGGCCAATATTGAAAAGCTGCTGCAGGAACTCAAGGGCAAAGAAGATCGCAGTGCCCGCTTCAAAACAGTAATTGCACTGCACTTTGAAGGAAAGCTTCACAGCTTCACCGGAATTTGCTCCGGAAATATCATTTTTGAGAGGAAAGGTTCGGAAGGTTTTGGCTATGATCCTGTTTTTCAACCCGAAGGAAAAGAGCTCACATTTGCCGAAATGCACCTTCAGGAAAAATCGAAGATAAGCCACCGTGCACGCGCAACCCGGCAACTCATTGAGTTTCTTGCTTCCAGGGAGCCATAA
- the rlmH gene encoding 23S rRNA (pseudouridine(1915)-N(3))-methyltransferase RlmH translates to MTIKLLTIGKTDDKALQNLIDTYVNRLGHYNRFEFEIIPDLKKTKNLSVDQQKTAEGKLILEKVTTSDVVVLLDENGKQFTSEAFSEYIQKRLNSGMKQLMFVIGGPYGFSEEVYARADAKISLSKMTFSHQMVRLFFVEQLYRAFSILRNEPYHHK, encoded by the coding sequence ATGACCATAAAATTGCTGACTATAGGAAAAACCGATGATAAGGCCCTGCAAAACCTCATCGACACCTATGTCAACAGGCTGGGACATTACAACAGGTTTGAATTTGAGATCATCCCCGATCTCAAGAAGACCAAAAACCTATCTGTAGACCAGCAAAAAACTGCGGAAGGCAAACTAATCCTGGAGAAAGTAACCACTTCAGACGTAGTGGTATTGCTTGATGAAAACGGAAAACAATTTACTTCGGAAGCTTTTTCAGAATACATTCAGAAGCGGCTGAACAGCGGCATGAAGCAGCTCATGTTTGTCATTGGCGGGCCCTACGGTTTTTCCGAAGAAGTGTATGCACGAGCCGACGCCAAAATCTCCCTCTCAAAAATGACATTTTCACACCAGATGGTGAGGTTGTTTTTTGTAGAGCAGCTCTACCGCGCCTTTAGCATTCTTAGAAATGAACCCTACCACCATAAATAA
- the nadC gene encoding carboxylating nicotinate-nucleotide diphosphorylase: MISKEQFEKEIELIIENALREDIGDGDHSSLACIPADALGKAKLLVKDTGILAGVDFAQRVFEKVDPQIKMEVLMKDGSRIKPGDIAFYIEGASQSILKAERLVLNAMQRMSAIATKTRTFADKLEGTRTRILDTRKTTPGIRALEKWAVKIGGGENHRFALYDMIMLKDNHIDFAGGIETAVAKTHHYLARHNLNLKIIVEARDIQEIKQILNAGGVDRILLDNFSYEETSKAVALINGRCETESSGGITLDTARRYAECGVDFISSGALTHSVYNLDLSLKAV, from the coding sequence ATGATTTCAAAAGAACAATTTGAAAAGGAAATTGAATTAATTATTGAAAATGCATTAAGGGAAGATATAGGAGATGGCGATCACAGTTCCCTGGCCTGTATCCCGGCAGATGCCCTGGGAAAGGCAAAATTACTGGTGAAAGACACAGGTATTCTTGCGGGGGTAGACTTTGCGCAAAGGGTTTTTGAAAAAGTAGACCCGCAAATAAAAATGGAGGTTTTAATGAAAGACGGCAGCCGTATCAAACCCGGAGATATTGCCTTCTACATTGAGGGAGCTTCACAGTCTATTCTCAAAGCCGAGCGGCTGGTGCTCAACGCCATGCAGCGCATGAGTGCCATAGCCACAAAAACCCGGACTTTTGCCGATAAACTTGAAGGCACCCGAACCAGGATCTTAGATACGAGAAAAACCACGCCGGGCATTAGAGCCCTCGAAAAATGGGCGGTAAAGATAGGCGGAGGAGAAAATCACCGGTTTGCCCTCTATGATATGATCATGCTCAAAGATAACCACATAGATTTTGCAGGCGGTATAGAAACTGCGGTTGCCAAAACGCATCATTACCTGGCGCGGCATAACTTAAACCTGAAGATCATTGTGGAGGCCCGCGACATTCAGGAAATTAAACAGATTTTGAATGCCGGTGGCGTAGACCGTATTTTACTTGATAACTTTAGCTATGAAGAGACCAGTAAAGCAGTTGCTCTAATCAATGGCCGTTGTGAAACCGAATCTAGTGGCGGCATCACCCTCGATACCGCCAGAAGGTACGCCGAATGTGGGGTTGATTTTATTTCGAGCGGGGCTTTGACGCATTCGGTGTATAACCTCGATCTCAGCTTAAAGGCTGTGTAG
- a CDS encoding YihY/virulence factor BrkB family protein, translating to MAKGETKGAKKRKGFTHWWTSRAKKVILPGLEGLSLYDLYIIFYAGIVKGTFSARASAISFSFFMALFPFLLFILNLIPFIDFIDDFQLEFLAFVDSLLPPETSEFFNDIFYDIAARKRGGLLSIVFVLSIFLMANGVNAVFTGFEFSYHTKKNRSIIRQYIIAVGVSLILALLLLITVVVWVYLTYLTEDLKMLRVVNDAVIWANLGRYVIFTSMIYLAVAILYYFGTKESRLSRFFSIGAFFCTIFILLNTYLFGLYIENFSAYNELYGSIGALLILMFYIWINSNILLLGFELNASLMKLKRNKK from the coding sequence ATGGCTAAGGGCGAAACAAAAGGTGCAAAAAAAAGAAAGGGCTTTACCCACTGGTGGACCAGCCGGGCGAAAAAGGTAATCCTGCCCGGGCTGGAAGGCCTGTCCCTTTATGATCTCTACATTATTTTTTATGCGGGGATTGTAAAAGGCACTTTTTCGGCCCGGGCCAGTGCCATTTCCTTCAGCTTCTTTATGGCGCTTTTCCCGTTCCTGTTGTTTATTCTTAACCTTATTCCGTTCATAGATTTTATAGACGACTTTCAGCTGGAATTCCTCGCCTTTGTAGATTCCCTGCTCCCGCCCGAGACCAGCGAATTCTTTAATGATATTTTCTATGACATCGCAGCCAGGAAAAGGGGGGGCTTACTTTCTATCGTCTTTGTGCTTTCCATTTTTCTTATGGCCAATGGGGTTAATGCCGTTTTTACGGGATTTGAGTTCTCTTACCATACCAAAAAGAACCGCTCTATTATTAGGCAATATATCATTGCAGTGGGTGTTTCTTTAATTCTGGCCCTGTTATTGCTCATCACTGTTGTAGTGTGGGTATATCTCACTTACCTTACCGAAGACCTCAAAATGCTAAGGGTGGTAAACGATGCAGTGATTTGGGCCAACCTGGGCAGGTACGTGATCTTTACGTCGATGATTTACCTGGCCGTGGCGATACTCTACTATTTTGGGACCAAAGAAAGCAGGTTAAGCCGTTTCTTTTCAATTGGCGCTTTCTTTTGCACGATCTTTATTTTACTGAATACTTATCTCTTTGGGTTATATATTGAAAATTTTTCAGCCTACAACGAGTTATACGGCTCAATTGGGGCATTATTGATCCTGATGTTCTATATATGGATAAATTCTAATATATTGTTGCTGGGTTTTGAACTCAACGCTTCTTTGATGAAGCTGAAAAGGAACAAAAAGTAA
- a CDS encoding chalcone isomerase family protein — translation MKKLLLLLVAVVVSSTAVAQKKVGGVVLPATQNFQDHTLYLNGAGVREKLWIDLYAAGLYLDKKNNNAQEILNADKPMAIRLHIVSKLITSDKMVDAVTEGFENSTGGNTAPIQNEIDKLLGFFREDIQKNDIFDLVYLPGKGVVAYKNGKERGVVTGKDFKKGLFGIWLSNRPADDGLKDDLLAAN, via the coding sequence ATGAAAAAACTGCTTTTACTATTAGTGGCTGTAGTGGTATCTTCTACAGCGGTGGCGCAAAAAAAGGTGGGCGGGGTTGTACTTCCTGCCACTCAGAATTTCCAGGACCACACGCTGTACCTTAATGGGGCCGGCGTAAGGGAGAAACTGTGGATAGACCTTTATGCCGCCGGACTTTATCTCGACAAAAAGAACAACAATGCACAGGAGATCCTCAATGCCGATAAACCCATGGCCATAAGGCTTCACATTGTCTCAAAATTGATCACCAGCGACAAAATGGTAGACGCAGTGACCGAAGGTTTTGAAAACTCTACCGGTGGCAATACCGCACCCATTCAAAATGAAATAGATAAACTTCTTGGGTTCTTCAGGGAAGATATCCAGAAAAATGACATTTTTGACCTGGTATACCTTCCCGGAAAAGGAGTGGTGGCCTACAAGAATGGAAAAGAACGCGGGGTGGTGACAGGAAAAGACTTCAAAAAAGGCCTTTTTGGGATCTGGTTGTCTAACCGCCCGGCAGATGACGGACTCAAAGATGACCTCTTAGCCGCAAACTAA